In Mytilus edulis chromosome 4, xbMytEdul2.2, whole genome shotgun sequence, the following proteins share a genomic window:
- the LOC139519450 gene encoding NFX1-type zinc finger-containing protein 1-like → MASKSPGKLQPADFIEKLYKSNLQNEELLEILLKEMNVINRAIDNTKLSDDHLSLLVHLIAKASTCTAHRRTQEVIQLLNMLSDSSLITTRSIPLLVGVTCNNSGDHDFHCLLSDYITILQELYIRMPHLCTTPHVIGLVEFLKGQVNECDDCEDKHKMVDFIFELKNDIMKIAEERSKPKHVKKQDIEDQFTPPEDFRTMSVVPGQIDVLYAPNFLRRNKVNGTYLSLDHYLDVQFRLYREDCVSPLRDALMEFKQKDREIRSGKFGLESGLVYRNVSVVNQSTSIDSGEVFELQLDPTHCKKINWMKSKRLIYGALLLVSFDRFNTIFFAVVADSERETLQKKGCFTVQVFKSGIHNKLPRNECGIMIEATSAYFEAYKHVLKALQRIKEDTFPFQRYLVHCEKDVGMPSYILKDCVYDLRPLIENSRIGIENAQHGYRRIGIPKQTPSTDVRLFQEDWPSTSVLKMDESQRKAFISALTKEFVLIQGPPGTGKTYLGLQIAKALLHNSSKWIQMDFTGVDEEDTQPTRNFRRPEALPKPYMLVVCYTNHALDQFVEGIVNFMPENLFDCRFPRVVRFGARSKNPKIEELSIKNFRRKAKREFVNHRAGVLEKATAAKRKIKEIRETIEALQSRNIVLWFDILKFVLSENHANQFGDSKSDGWLQWLQVLEQSWNKEVNKHYQNQQTDKEIKDQLIAMETEHKEEELITVISESEHAFNERYLEVDDVCFSLNADTIGLDLDMQYENQLKRTDKLEEKCRLILRLEKEKAAKELHYGENMSEDQVINVKNIWILSMEDRWKMYRYWLMQYIKILHEQLRTSEQEFNEIFDDYMRASRELDEFIMQQTTVIAMTTTNAARYSESLNKVGPLITIIEEAAEVPEAHIITAISPRCKHLILIGDHKQLEPKPAVYELATRFNLSVSLFERMVKNELSYHCLQRQHRMRPEISKLVRHIYDVLYDNENVYEYPPIKGVHKSLFFITHNKQEAFKDEGRSFSNEYEAEYLKELCLYLLKQGYKPSDITIIAAYNGQMFCLKEKMPRSKFEGVNICVLDSYQGEENEIILLSLVRSNTKGDIGFLNRENRICVALSRAKQGLFIIGNSSTLTMKSQHWQTIIKKLQIEEEISDENDTGPKYPSIGKALPLYCQNHPSHEGILAESPSDFKKVKDGGCALPCEFRLSCGHACRYDCHPFDKEHEAYKCKKQCSQTCEEGHKCRKRCHLGDLCNCSVVMTRELKCDHTANLQCHVDYYKYLCPFEVTRTLSCGHAATMKCCIDPETIICKVFVDRELKCGHTANLQCHVDYSKYICLVEVTKTLSCGHAATMKCHVDPKRHMCVTVVTGKRSKCGHEFERQCHNVFYEVISDCKVLIKEKRSSCDHVIKRYCFDTKVEKLTKCNVTVTMNRTPCGHEYQRQCHDKLYENTHKCNEIVTKQWLSCKHEYERYCYDFNYVGSHTCEIVIPDKRDDCGHEYVRKCSDTNYQTENKCSVYVEKDFLYCHHKIMLPCHQDVTLVKCKANVTTVFECKHSKTHECHRSNSIKCTVKCNEICKNDHQCLKSCHFPFSCDCKELIETILERCQHQQSIPCSADAKVYPCKTMVKKVLISCGHTQEMECHTDPETISCKLVVLKSLPICRHMKMVVCSANVSDVKCTVEVKIKLEKCGHSATIKCWEKVTNTLPEIKCSEAVAHMRSDCRHTITLQCWKKSSTKIPKCKKLVDKTLGCGHFIKSVCSESKEKTCDQKCEISLPCGHPCPGSCYSCRIKSRHSECKSHCEKELLCGHACQSKACMKCSPCQTSCVFACPHSKCRSKCNDPCEPCKEKCPWECIHYKCTQLCFEECNRQRCCNDCDRTLSCGHLCPGYCGEPCPLQCADCKPDIYIFKDTSKDNKIVTLLQCGHSFESSYLDARMEEVTNDLLSKCPCCGEIICYHPRYEQILKKQKLALEDAKKQMDKVRINSKTLYPVCDARTLKSFERYTTSIATFLLIAQQTQCKNDFDLEFKHAEILTKSILKVIDTTNETSFKTFLQLSQKIFDLHVQWMLCLFTTKPKLLEKYYNADWFPPLVKSMGNASNNFPPELIEPMEIILKENGGRLTDTKGHLTITGRDIVVVVSGMKKQIKKKQIIEILKPFIADMEGDGYLATTSRYPKLQNVVGIHSSDWTICQKGHAMSMIMDSSCHRCEGNDNQQTEFEYYDALHFAAHELTKLSSHRENKMSVGGDVRHTNSSKKLKNPSKNKLDSEPFPNGRGKKRRGRGKGTEKTMKIKTDATDGNASRVGTVGSVEFKRDGHRDNNHGKGSQGYRGRVCPDGRSQEISGGQGRGNNRGRGRGRGPEDNKLGNEDPVGRSQEINRGPGRGNNRGRGRGRGNEGNKLGNEGPVGRSQELNGGQGRGRGRGNEDNKYEDERSFGRSQEFNGGQGRGNNRGRCRGRGHGDTKYRNENRGGRSLDFIRGQGRGRCGSRGRGRGRGHEDKNDGDEIPDFRSREFSRDRHQDNSNDRGRGRGRGENRGGRGRGRRGR, encoded by the exons ATGGCTTCAAAAAGTCCAGGAAAACTTCAACCTGCAGATTTTATAgagaaactatacaaatcaaacctTCAAAATGAAGAGTTATTAGAGATATTGTTAAAGGAAATGAACGTTATTAATAGAGCGATTGATAATACGAAATTATCAGATGATCATTTATCTTTACTTGTCCATCTTATAGCAAAGGCTTCTACTTGTACGGCACATAGAAGGACACAGGAGGTCATACAGCTGTTGAATATGCTGTCGGATTCTTCACTGATTACAACCAGGAGTATTCCATTGCTGGTAGGGGTAACATGTAACAACTCTGGTGATCatgattttcattgtttattatcCGATTATATTACAATACTTCAGGAATTATACATACGTATGCCTCATTTGTGTACAACTCCACACGTTATTGGACTGGTAGAATTTTTGAAAGGACAAGTAAACGAATGCGATGATTGCGAAGACAAACATAAGATGGTTGACTTTATTTTTGAATTGAAAAATGACATAATGAAGATCGCTGAAGAACGATCAAAgccaaaacatgttaaaaagcaAGACATTGAAGACCAGTTTACCCCTCCAGAGGATTTCCGAACTATGTCAGTCGTTCCTGGACAAATCGATGTTTTATATGCTCCCAATTTTCTTAGACGGAACAAAGTTAACGGGACATATTTGAGTTTAGATCATTATTTAGATGTACAGTTTAGGTTGTACAGGGAAGACTGTGTGTCACCTCTCCGAGATGCTCTTATGGAGTTCAAACAGAAAGATAGAGAAATTCGGAGCGGAAAATTTGGATTAGAAAGTGGCCTCGTCTATCGAAACGTGTCAGTAGTGAACCAAAGTACCTCTATTGATTCCGGGGAAGTCTTTGAACTACAACTAGACCCGACACATTGTAAAAAGATAAACTGGATGAAATCAAAGAGACTTATTTATGGTGCTTTATTGCTTGTTTCTTTTGATCGGTTCAACACAATTTTCTTCGCCGTTGTAGCTGACAGTGAAAGAGAAACTTTACAAAAGAAAGGCTGCTTTACTGTACAAGTTTTTAAATCTGGAATTCACAACAAGCTTCCAAGAAATGAATGTGGCATAATGATAGAGGCGACATCTGCGTATTTTGAAGCTTACAAACATGTACTAAAAGCCTTACAGCGCATTAAGGAGGACACCTTCCCCTTCCAACGATATCTTGTTCATTGTGAAAAAGATGTTGGTATGCCATCGTACATTTTAAAAGATTGTGTATATGATTTAAGACCTTTGATTGAAAATTCCCGTATTGGCATAGAAAATGCTCAACATGGATATCGAAGAATTGGTATACCTAAACAGACACCTTCAACTGATGTAAGGTTGTTTCAGGAAGACTGGCCGTCAACTTCTGTACTTAAGATGGATGAATCGCAGAGGAAAGCGTTTATTTCAGCACTTACGAAGGAATTTGTGCTCATTCAAGGTCCACCAGGAACTGGAAAGACGTACCTTGGATTGCAAATTGCTAAAGCATTGCTGCATAATAGTAGCAAATGGATACAAATGGATTTCACTGGTGTGGATGAGGAGGATACACAACCTACTCGTAACTTTCGAAGACCTGAAGCATTACCGAAACCGTACATGTTAGTCGTTTGTTATACAAACCATGCATTAGATCAGTTTGTTGAAGGAATTGTAAATTTTATGCCGGAAAATTTATTTGATTGTCGTTTTCCCAGAGTAGTTAGATTTGGTGCCCGGTCTAAAAATCCAAAAATTGAAGAACTTTCGATCAAAAATTTTCGAAGAAAAGCTAAGCGGGAATTTGTAAATCACCGAGCAGGTGTACTTGAAAAAGCAACAGCGGctaaaagaaaaattaaagagATCCGAGAAACAATTGAGGCATTACAAAGCAGAAACATTGTTTTATGGTTCGACATTCTAAAATTTGTCCTTTCAGAAAATCATGCAAATCAGTTTGGAGACAGTAAAAGTGATGGTTGGTTACAGTGGCTACAAGTGTTAGAACAGTCATGGAATAAAGAAGTGAATAAGCATTATCAAAACCAACAAACTGACAAAGAAATCAAAGATCAACTTATAGCAATGGAGACTGAACATAAAGAGGAAGAGTTAATTACAGTGATTTCTGAGTCGGAGCATGCTTTCAACGAGCGGTACTTAGAGGTTGATGATGTTTGTTTTTCGCTCAATGCTGATACTATCGGTCTCGATCTGGACATGCAATACGAAAATCAGCTAAAGAGAACAGATAAACTTGAGGAAAAGTGTAGATTAATTTTGCGGTTGGAAAAAGAGAAAGCAGCAAAGGAATTGCACTATGGCGAAAACATGTCAGAGGACCAAGTCATTAACGTAAAAAATATCTGGATACTTTCGATGGAAGATCGTTGGAAAATGTATAGATATTGGTTAATGCAGTACATCAAAATACTTCACGAACAGCTGCGCACCAGTGAACAGGAATTTAATGAGATATTTGACGACTACATGCGTGCCAGTAGGGAACTAGACGAATTTATCATGCAACAGACAACGGTTATCGCCATGACTACAACCAATGCAGCACGATACAGCGAATCGTTAAATAAAGTTGGACCTTTAATCACAATTATTGAAGAAGCAGCAGAAGTACCAGAAGCCCATATTATTACTGCAATTAGCCCACGatgtaaacatttgattttgatAGGGGATCATAAGCAATTAGAACCAAAACCAGCCGTTTATGAACTTGCGACTAGATTTAATTTATCTGTTTCCTTGTTTGAAAGAATGGTAAAGAACGAATTGAGTTACCACTGCCTTCAAAGACAACATCGAATGAGACCAGAAATTTCTAAACTGGTACGCCACATATATGATGTTCTTTATGACAACGAAAATGTATATGAGTATCCGCCTATTAAAGGGGTTCATAAGAGTTTGTTCTTCATCACGCATAACAAACAGGAAGCTTTCAAGGACGAAGGAAGAAGTTTTTCAAACGAATATGAAGCTGAATATCTCAAAGAGCTATGTCTGTATCTGCTAAAACAAGGATATAAACCATCTGATATAACGATCATTGCAGCATACAATGGTCAGATGTTCTGCTTAAAAGAAAAAATGCCTAGATCGAAATTCGAAGGAGTAAACATTTGTGTGCTTGACAGTTATCAAGGCGAAGAAAATGAAATCATTCTGTTATCATTGGTGCGCAGCAATACCAAAGGCGACATTGGATTTTTAAATCGGGAAAACAGAATTTGTGTTGCTTTGTCTAGAGCCAAACAAGGCCTTTTCATAATAGGAAACAGCTCTACGTTAACCATGAAGTCTCAGCATTGGCAGACTATTATTAAAAAGCTACAAATTGAAGAGGAAATCAGTGATGAAAACGACACAGGTCCCAAATATCCATCGATTGGAAAAGCGTTACCTCTATACTGCCAAAATCATCCATCTCACGAAGGAATTCTAGCCGAGTCGCCTAGTGACTTCAAAAAAGTGAAAGATGGAGGTTGTGCTCTTCCATGTGAATTTCGATTATCATGTGGACATGCTTGTCGATACGATTGTCACCCATTTGACAAGGAACATGAGGCATATAAGTGCAAAAAGCAATGTTCACAGACTTGTGAAGAAGGACATAAATGTCGTAAGCGATGTCATCTTGGTGATTTATGTAATTGTAGTGTAGTAATGACACGGGAACTAAAATGTGACCACACAGCTAATCTTCAGTGTCATGTAGATTATTATAAATACCTGTGTCCATTTGAAGTAACAAGAACTTTATCATGTGGACATGCTGCAACTATGAAATGTTGCATCGATCCAGAAACTATTATCTGTAAAGTTTTTGTTGACAGAGAACTAAAATGTGGACACACAGCTAATCTACAGTGCCATGTAGATTATTCTAAATACATCTGTCTAGTTGAAGTAACAAAAACTTTATCATGTGGACATGCTGCAACTATGAAATGTCATGTTGATCCAAAACGCCACATGTGTGTCACAGTCGTAACAGGGAAACGATCAAAGTGTGGACACGAATTTGAACGTCAGTGTCATAACGTCTTTTATGAGGTAATAAGTGATTGTAAGGTTTTGATAAAAGAAAAACGATCATCCTGTGACCACGTGATTAAACGGTATTGTTTCGACACCAAAGTTGAAAAGTTGACTAAGTGCAACGTTACTGTAACAATGAACAGAACACCATGTGGACACGAATATCAAAGACAGTGTCATGACAAATTGTATGAGAACACTCATAAATGCAATGAAATTGTAACGAAACAATGGTTATCATGTAAACATGAATATGAAAGATATTGCTATGATTTTAATTATGTTGGGAGTCACACATGCGAGATTGTTATTcctgacaaaagagatgattgtGGTCATGAATATGTAAGGAAATGTTCTGATACGAATTATCAGACGGAAAACAAATGCAGTGTCTACGTAGAAAAAGATTTTCTATACTGTCACCATAAAATAATGCTCCCGTGCCATCAAGATGTCACGCTGGTTAAATGTAAAGCAAATGTTACCACTGTCTTCGAATGCAAGCATTCCAAGACACATGAATGTCACAGAAGTAATTCAATCAAATGTACCGTCAAATGCAATGAAATATGCAAAAACGATCATCAGTGTTTAAAATCCTGTCATTTCCCATTTTCCTGTGACTGCAAAGAGCTCATCGAAACAATTTTAGAACGCTGTCAACATCAACAAAGTATTCCATGCTCAGCTGACGCTAAAGTTTATCCCTGTAAAACTATGGTGAAGAAAGTTCTTATTTCATGCGGCCATACTCAGGAAATGGAATGCCATACAGACCCCGAAACTATATCCTGTAAATTGGTAGTCCTAAAATCTTTGCCTATATGTAGACATATGAAAATGGTTGTGTGTTCAGCAAATGTTTCAGACGTAAAATGTACCGTAGAGGTTAAAATTAAGTTGGAAAAATGCGGACATTCAGCTACGATAAAATGCTGGGAGAAAGTAACAAACACGCTaccagaaattaaatgttcaGAGGCTGTAGCTCACATGCGTTCCGACTGTAGACATACGATAACTTTGCAATGTTGGAAAAAATCAAGTACAAAAATACCTAAATGCAAGAAACTCGTAGACAAGACACTAggatgtggtcattttataaaaagCGTATGCAGTGAGTCGAAAGAAAAAACATGTGATCAAAAGTGTGAAATATCATTGCCATGTGGACATCCCTGTCCGGGGTCATGTTATTCATGTCGAATAAAATCCCGTCATAGTGAATGCAAAAGCCACTGTGAAAAAGAATTGTTATGCGGTCATGCCTGTCAAAGTAAAGCTTGTATGAAGTGCAGTCCGTGTCAAACGTCTTGTGTATTTGCATGTCCACATTCAAAATGTCGTTCAAAATGCAATGATCCGTGCGAACCGTGTAAGGAAAAATGTCCATGGGAGTGTATACATTATAAGTGTACACAACTATGCTTTGAAGAATGCAACCGTCAAAGATGTTGTAATGACTGTGATAGGACTTTGTCTTGTGGCCATTTGTGTCCTGGTTACTGTGGTGAACCATGTCCACTGCAGTGTGCTGATTGTAAACCGGACATATATATTTTCAAAGATACTAGTAAAGATAACAAAATTGTTACATTGCTACAATGTGGTCATTCTTTTGAAAGCAGCTATCTTGATGCTCGCATGGAAGAAGTAACAAATGACTTACTGTCAAAATGCCCATGTTGTGGAGAAATTATTTGTTATCATCCAAGATATGAACAGATTTTGAAAAAGCAAAAACTTGCACTTGAGGATGCTAAAAAACAAATGGATAAAGTACGAATAAATTCCAAAACGCTGTACCCTGTTTGTGATGCGAGAACACTAAAATCATTTGAACGGTATACAACAAGCATTGCGACATTTCTTCTCATTGCTCAGCAAACACAATGTAAGAACGACTTTGATTTGGAATTCAAACATGCCGAGATATTGACCAAATCTATTCTCAAAGTTATTGATACAACAAATGAAACTTCATTTAAAACTTTCTTACAATTGTCtcagaaaatatttgatttgcatGTCCAATGGATGCTGTGTCTTTTCACCACAAAACCAAAACTACTAGAAAAGTATTACAATGCCGATTGGTTTCCGCCATTGGTTAAGTCTATGGGAAATGCTTCAAACAATTTCCCGCCCGAACTTATAGAACCGatggaaattattttaaaagaaaatggtgGACGATTAACCGACACCAAAGGTCATCTCACAATAACCGGCCGTGATATAGTTGTAGTTGTAAGCGGGatgaagaaacaaataaaaaagaagcagattatagaaatattaaaacCATTTATTGCTGATATGGAGGGTGACGGATACTTGGCAACTACAAGTCGATATCCCAAATTACAGAATGTGGTTGGCATACATAGCAGCGATTGGACAATATGTCAAAAAG GGCATGCTATGTCTATGATCATGGACAGCTCGTGTCACAGGTGTGAAGGTAACGATAATCAACAAACAGAATTCGAGTACTATGATGCACTACATTTTGCCGCACATGAACTAACAAAGCTAAGCAGCCATAGAGAAAACAAGATGTCAGTTGGCGGTGACGTTAGACATACGAATTCgtctaaaaaattaaagaatccTTCGAAAAACAAACTTGATAGTGAACCTTTCCCCAATGGTCGCGGAAAAAAGCGTAGAGGCCGTGGGAAGGGAACTGAGAAAACAATGAAGATAAAAACAGATGCAACAGATGGTAATGCAAGTCGTGTTGGTACCGTTGGAAGCGTAGAATTTAAAAGAGACGGACATCGAGATAATAATCATGGCAAAGGAAGTCAGGGATATCGTGGCCGTGTTTGTCCTGATGGTAGAAGTCAAGAAATCAGTGGTGGACAAGGTCGTGGTAATAACCGAGGTCGTGGTAGGGGTCGTGGTCCTGAAGACAACAAGCTTGGGAATGAAGATCCTGTTGGTAGAAGTCAAGAAATCAATCGTGGACCAGGTCGTGGTAATAACAGAGGTCGTGGTAGGGGTCGTGGTAATGAAGGCAACAAGCTTGGAAATGAAGGTCCTGTTGGTAGAAGTCAAGAACTCAATGGTGGACAAGGTCGTGGTAGGGGTCGTGGTAATGAAGACAACAAGTATGAAGATGAAAGATCATTTGGTAGAAGTCAAGAATTTAATGGTGGACAAGGTCGTGGAAATAACAGAGGTCGTTGTAGGGGTCGTGGTCATGGAGACACCAAGTATAGAAATGAAAATCGTGGCGGTAGAAGTCTAGACTTCATTCGGGGACAAGGTCGAGGTCGGTGTGGTAGTAGAGGTCGTGGTAGGGGTCGTGGTCATGAAGACAAAAATGATGGAGATGAAATTCCTGATTTTAGAAGTCGCGAATTCAGTAGAGACAGACATCAAGATAATTCTAATGACAGAGGACGTGGACGAGGTCGTGGTGAAAACAGAGGAGGTCGTGGTAGGGGTCGTCGTGGTCGCTGA